The segment CGATATCAGGTGCCCAACCCAGCTTTTTCACTGTTTCCAAGGCGCCTTTACAGAAAAAGATGGCTCTTTCGTCGTTGTCTTCGTGGAATTTCTCCTCCTTATCAACAAATACAGATTTTCTGTGAAAATAATCTTCATTGTCAATAAAGTAAACTTGCAATTTGGCATTGGGGATAGAAGCTACCTTGATGATCAAAGGCTTTTCTTCATCTCCTACCGAAATGTTTATTCCAGATAATCTTACTACTTCGTGTAATCTATTCTTTCTTTCATTGATTAAACCGAATCTTGGGACCAAAATTCGTATTTCCATTCCTCGCTCCTGCATGGCCTGTGGTAAGGCTCTAACATAATCGGCCACTTCTGTGGTCTGTAAAAATGGGTTTATTTCATTTGCAACGTAGAGTATTTTATACTGTGACATAAACCTTTATTTTTAAATGTTATTGTTTCAAAATGACCACAAAATTACACTATTTTTGGATCATTTTCAACTAAAATGGCTTTTAACATCAAAAGACATCTTAGTTATACCTTCTCTTATGAAAGTAATACACAGTATTTTAGAGCTGAGATCAATTCTTAAAACGCAAAGACTAGAAGGTAAATCCATTGGTCTGGTAGCAACTATGGGGGCGCTTCATCAAGGCCACCTCAGCCTGCTCACACATAGCGTGGCTCAAAATGACCTGACTGTTTGTAGCATTTTTGTCAATCCGATACAGTTCAACAATCCCGAAGATTTGAAAAAATATCCTCGACAAGAACAAAAGGACTTGGATATGCTAAGGGAAGGCAATTGTGATTTGGTATTCATCCCCTCTACTGATGAAATGTATGAGCAAACAACCATGATTCAATTCAACTTTGGACACTTAGAAACAGTGCTGGAAGGTGAATTCAGACCTGGCCACTTTTCAGGTGTAGGGGTTGTGGTTTCCAAACTATTCAATATCATTCAGCCAGATAGAGCCTACTTTGGACAAAAGGATTTGCAACAATTGGCTGTGATCAAAAGACTAACCGTGGAATTAAACTTCCCTGTGGAGGTCATAGGAGTGCCCATCATGCGTGAGTCCAATGGACTAGCAATGAGCTCTAGGAATTTGAGGCTTTCTGACTCAGAAAAGGAAACAGCTGCACAATTGTATCAATCGATGCTCAAAACAAAAGACCTTATCGCCAGTGGGGTATCGTTCGCAGACGCCATTGAAAACACAAAAAATGAAATCATGTCTCTCGACAATCTCAACCTAGAATATCTAGAGATTGTAGCATCAGATACCATGAAAGTTCTACAAAACGCACATGACACCACAGATGTTTCTATTTGTGCTGCAGCATATGTGAGTGGTGTGAGAATAATTGATAACTTGTATTTAAAACAGAAAAATTGAAAACTTCAACAGTTGTAAAATTTAGCGTTTCACTTATTCTAGGCGGACTGATTTTCTACTTTGTATTTCGAAATGTTTCATTCGATGATTTTAGCGAGAAACTTTCTGAAGTGAACTATTGGTGGGTCTGGTTATCCATGGCACTGTCGATAGTGAGTCATTTGTTCAGATCCTACCGTTGGAATTTGGTATTAAAACCCTTAGGGTATGAAGTGACGCTTTGGAGAACATTTTTAGCTCTGATGACAGGATACCTAGCCAACTTGGCCTTCCCAAGATTGGGAGAGGTCACCAGGTGTGGTGTATTGAAACGCATCGATTCTGTACCCATCAGCGTAGGATTCGGCTCTGTCATTACCGAACGAGTATTAGATTTTCTAATTCTACTGAGTCTCGTTGCGCTGGACTTATTGGTTGAGTTTGACAAAATTTTTCAATATTTCATGACCTCTGTCAGATGGGAAGATTGGAAAGAAAAAAAAGAACTCATCTTCGGCATTGGTGCTTTGCTGGCCATATGTGGTGTGATTGGCATACTTGGACTCAGATATGTGCTGAGCAAAGAATTCAACAATGCTACATTCAACAAATTGAAAGGTAAATTCTTAGAAATATTAGATGGTCTCTGGTCCATCCGAAAAGTGGAAAGTCCCGTAGGCTATATCCTATCCACTATTGCTATTTGGGTACTATATTATTTGATGAGCTATGTGATTTTCTATTCCATGGATGAAACCATGGGACTTGGATTTGGCGCAGGGCTATCGATATTGGCAGCAGCAGGTGTATCCATGGCGATGCCTGTACAAGGAGGAATTGGTGCCTACCACGCATTGGTCAGCGGTGTACTCGTCATTTATGGAGTAGGTGCTACGACAGGCTTGTTTTTTGCCACTTTGTTGCACACCTCTCAGGTCATCATGATCATTGTCGTAGGAGGTGCCTGCCTAGGAATCAGTCTTTTTGTGCCTAAAAGAAATAAAACAGAAAAGGAAGTAATAACGTAATGTGATTTTGAAGTTCATTTGCTAAATAATTATAATCCACAGCGATATGATAGTAATATTAATAGTGTTCATGATAGTTGGCTTTTTCGTCAGTAGTCGACTGAAAAGCAAATTTAAAAAGTACTCACAGGTGGGACTTAAATCTGGCTTGTCAGGACGTGAAATTGCGGAATTGATGCTACGAGACAACGGAATCTATGATGTAAAAGTCATGTCCGTAGAAGGTCAATTGACAGATCATTATAACCCAGGCAACAAAACTGTAAACCTAAGCCCAGAAGTGTATGGTGGACGAAGTGCGGCAGCAGCAGCTGTGGCTTCACATGAGTGCGGACACGCCGTACAGCATGCCACTGCCTATAGCTTCTTGGAGTTCAGATCTGCGATGGTCCCTATCCAAAACCTAAGCGCCAAGGTTCTAAATTTTCTCATGATAGGCATGTTCTTGTTCGGAAGCATGGTCTACTCCATGGGACTCGATACGATCTTTCTAGTAGTGGTAATTGCGCAAGGAGTAATCACCTTGTTTGCTTTGGTGACATTACCAGTAGAATTTGATGCGAGCAAACGTGCATTGGCTTGGATAGATGAGCGTGGCATTGTGACCAAAGAAGAGCATGTCATGGCCAAGGATGCTTTGCACTGGGCAGCTATGACCTATGTCGTAGCAGCGATATCGGCAATTACACAATTGCTCTACTTCGTCATGATGTTTATGGGAGCCAATAGAGATTAATCTATTAAATAAGAATTGACTGAAGACCTGAGAAATCGGGTCTTTTTTTTGTTTGTCTGATAAAAAGTATGCGTGCATACTATTAAATATTTTGGATTCATTATTTTCACCACAACATCAATCGAATATTATGGACTTTCAATACACAGAAGAGCAAATGGCTGTAAGAGAAGCCGCTAGAGAGTTTGCACAAAACGAGCTCCTACCAGGAGTAATAGACCGTGATGAACATCAAAAATTCCCCGCCGAGCAAATAAAAATGATGGGTGAATTGGGATTTTTGGGCATGATGGTCAAGCCCGAGTATGGAGGTGGAGGCATGGACACCGTCTCCTATGTCTTGGCTATGGAAGAAATATCCAAAATAGATGCGTCCTGCTCCGTATCGATGTCTGTCAACAATTCTTTGGTCTGCTGGGGATTAGAAAAATATGGTACTGCCGAGCAAAAAGAAAAATACCTCAAGCCGCTCGCTTCTGGTCAAATCATCGGTGCTTTTGCCCTATCTGAGCCAGAGGCAGGCTCTGATGCCACCTCTCAACGTACTACCGCTGAAGACAAAGATGATCATTATCTGCTGAACGGAACAAAGAACTGGATCACCAATGGTAGTTCCGCTTCTGTATATATTGTGATCGCCCAGACACACCCAGACAAAAAACACAAAGGCATCAATGCGCTGATTGTCGAAAAAGGTCAATCTGGTTTCACCATTGGACCCAAAGAAAATAAAATGGGTATTAGGGGTTCTGACACCCATTCATTGATGTTTTCGGATGTCAAAGTTCCTAAAGAAAACAGAATTGGAGATGACGGTTTTGGGTTCAGCTTTGCCATGCAGGTACTCAATGGTGGTAGAATTGGTATCGCATCCCAGGCTTTGGGGATCGCCTCTGGTGCCCTCGAACTCTCGATCAAATATGCAAAAGAGCGTAAAGCGTTTGGCAAGTCCATCTCTGATCATCAAGCCATCCAGTTCAAACTCTCAAAAATGGCAACTGAGATAGAGGCAGCCCGATTGCTGATCCTCCAAGCAGCCATGAAAAAAGACCGTGGAGAATCTTTCGTCAAAGAAGCTGCCATGGCCAAATTATTTGCTTCTCAGACAGCCATGGATGCGACCATTGAGGCTGTACAGATACATGGAGGTTACGGCTATGTCAAGGAGTACCATGTAGAAAGATTGATGCGAGATGCCAAGATTACTCAGATATACGAAGGCACCTCTGAAATTCAAAACATTGTAATTGCACGAGAATTATTGAAATAATATAAATGATTGGGCATTGCATGAGAGTCATTTCCTTTGTGTTTTTTTAAGTAAATATTAGATTTATACAATAGAATATTTGATATTTGTCAATATTCGAAGGTAAATCCTAAATAAGTCACAGTGGAAGACTACAACAAAATCATAGAGTCGCTCGGAGTTAGATTTATATCGGCTAAGAATATTAATATTTTACAGCCGGTTACAATTGAAAATTATTACGATGTAGAGAACGTATTTCTCTATGTACACAAAGGCGAAGTTTCTTTTGGGAAGGAAAAGGAAGTCGTATCCGAGAGCGAGATTTTATTTGTACCAGGAGGAAAAATGGTCTCCATTACCTACGGTACTGGTCAGGCCATCAATTTATCCAATGATGACTTCATCAATAGCCGAGAGAAATACTTCCAAAACAATGAGAAGTTTACTCCTAAGCTGGAAAATGACAATGTCACCATGATTAATTTTGAAGCAAAGGTCTTTGACACGGTCAACTTCTTCGCTTCGTTGGACATTCCACCATTTGTCATCCGAAACAACAACAAATTGATTTCATTGGCAAAGCAAATTGTGAGTGAAATATATGCTGATCTACCAGGAAAGGCCAGAGTTGTCAAGTTACAGACCGATCAAGTCGTAGTAGAATTGATCCGTCACATCCTAGAGCAAGGCCTATTTGTAGAACAGTTGGCGACCAATTCTACCTACTTCAAAGACCCTCGATTAATAGACATCTTCTCTTACATCAAAGATAACCTCAGAGACGATTTGTCCAACAAAGCGCTGGCCAATGTTGCCAACGTATCTGAAGATTATGTAGGACAATATTTCAAAATGCTAACTGGTATCAACCCACAAGACTACATCGAGTACCAACGCATGGAGATGGCTGTCAACATGCTACGCACTTCTAAGAAAAGTATCCGAGAAATAGGGAAAGAGGTAGGATTCAAAGACACTGCCTATTTCTGCAGACGCTTCAAAATGATGTTTGGGATTCCCGCAGGTAAGATGAGACGCAGAGAATCACTGATGAATGTCTAAGGTAGCATTCATGCTATTGATTTTGTCCGAAGCTTCGATGAGTAAACTGTAATCATTCTCCAGTGCATTGCCGATCACAACCATGTCAGCTCCAGCTTCCAAAGCCAATCCTACTTTACTGATCGAATTCAGCCCGCCTCCAACGACCAGAGGTACAGATATAGACCTAGATACCGTTGATATGATCTTCTGTGGAATTGCCTTTTGCGCACCGCTCCCTGCATCCAAATAGATCGTTCTCAGTCCCAACATCTCTCCTGCCATCGCTGTACATGCGGCAATGGTCGGCTTGTCCGAAGGTATCGGGGTTGTATTACTCATATAACTGGCTGAGGTTGCTGGTCCAGAGTTGACTAACATGTAACCCATTGGGATGATTTCTAATTTGCTCTTCTTGAGAATGGGTGCAGCCAACACATGTTGTCCTATGAGGAAATCAGGGTTTCTTCCAGAGATAAGCGACAGCAGCAAAATGGCATCTGCATTAGAATCGATTTGAATGTTGTTGCCTGGAAAAATCAGTACTGGAATATTCGTGTTTGATTTGATGATCGAAATGACCTTAGAAAAATTATCATTTGTAATCAAACTCCCTCCCACAAACAGAAAATCAACTTTGTTTTCCGTACAGAGATGGATGGTTTGAATCAGACTAGAGGAATCCTCTACCTTATCTGGGTCGATGAGTATCGCAAGAGATTTCCTGTTGACCTTTTTATTTTCTACCAGTTGATTGAGTAGGCTCATTGTCATTTGCTTCTAGTTTGTTGCTCAATTTCTCAATAGCGATTGGGAGCAGGCTCTTGAGAGCCAATGTGAGGATAGACTGACTGATCATGCTGGCAGCCTTAGGTGGTCCAGACTTTATCTTAGTTTTGACTTTGGGACTAGGTCGTGAAGGCGAGACTAGTTTATAAATCAGATATCCTCCAGCCAAACCAGCCGCTATAGCTCCAACTACCGTGAGACTCTTTTTCAAGTTTTTTTCCAATTCTTGTGCCTCATAGTCCAAGTCACCTATAAGTTCCCTTTCCTCTCTCTGTAGTTTGCTTTTACGTGACAAGAGTTGCTGATTATTCTTCATTTGATTCTTCTTTCGAGCTAAAATTTTCCATCAATTTATCCTCAAAAAAGGACTTCAAATTTCCTGATTTCAGAAGATAAAGTACAATTAATAAAAACAAGAGATAAATCCCCGCCACGATAATAAACCCCAAATAGGTACTGGCTAGTAATTGATTGAATAAAAATGCCATGCCCATGCTGACAAAAAATACAACTAATCCTCCAATGAGAATAATGATAAAATAGGCGATCACTTGCGCCAGCGCATTGGAAATTTGAGTAGTCATATCAAGCTTGAACAACTCAATCTTGACCTTGACATAGTCTGATAGGGCGCTTTTTATTTTATTGATATTAAGTATATCTATCACGTGTAGAATGCTTTTTATGAGCTATAAATATAAGTGAAATGCGATAGAAGTAAATCTATTTTATGCCTGAGAATATTGGGGTTATGCCTATATCCCACAAAAGAGGCATAATTATGTACACGAAAAGCGTAATCAACAGGATTGACAGCATATTCAGAAAAACTCCTGCTCTAATCATATCCTTCATTGTCAAATGTCCACTCCCAAACACAATGGCATTGGGCGGTGTAGCTACTGGCAGCATAAATGCACAAGAAGCCGCCAATATAGCCCCAACCATGAGGTAATATGGGTGAATGTGCATGGCAATGGCCAAAGCTGCCAAAATTGGCAAAACCATACTCGCCGTGGCGACATTGGAAGTAAGTTCCGTTAGGAAATTGACCAAAGTCACAATGACCACAATCACGAGAAGCAGCGGTACAGCTTGAAGATGATTCAGTGAATTTCCAATCCAAGTGGCCAAATCTGTCTTGATAAAAGCATTAGCAATGGACAATCCTCCTCCAAAAAGCAATAGCACCCCCCATGGAATCTTTTTGGTAGTCTTCCAATCCAACAGTTTCCCTCCCTTGGTATCTGGAATGATAAAAAGCAACATTGCACCAGCTATCGCTATAATCGTGTCATCCAATGCAGGAATGAACCGGTTCAAAACATACTCTCTACTAATCCAACTAAATGCAACCAGTCCAAAAATCACAAGTACCCTCTTCTCTTCAGCAGAAAGCCGCCCAAGGTTATCCAATTTAACCTGAATCCCTAAGTCTCTACTTTGGTTGTCACCAGAACGGTACAGTACTTTGGTAAGGACAAACCATGTCAGGGCAATCATACAAATTGAAAACGGTAACCCAAATAGCATCCATTCTCCAAATGATATTTCAATTCCCAAACTCTCTTTGACCACACTGGCAAAAACAATATTGGGCGGAGTGCCTACCAAAGTAGCCATTCCTCCGATGGAAGCAGAATAGGCGATTGCTAATAATAGGGACTTAGAAAACCGTTTGTCTCCATTTAAATTGGCGATCACTGATAGGCCAATCGGCAGCATCATCAAGGTAGAAGCGGTGTTGGAAATCCACATGGACAGAAAGCCAGTAGCAATCATAAATCCCAAAACAACCTGACTGGGCTTGCTACCAATTAGCAAAATGATGTTGAGAGCGATTCTGGTATGAAGATTCCATTTCTCAATCGCTAATGCTATGATAAAGCCACCAAGAAAAAGAAAAATGAGTGGATGTGCATACGGAAAAGTAGTTTCTTTGATCGGGAGTACGCCCAAAAGAGGAAAAAGCAAAATTGGTAGCAGTGCAGTTGCTTCTATGGCGATTGCCTCGGTCATCCACCACCAACCAATCCATGCTGTAGAAGCCAAAACTGCCCGTCCTTGATCAGACAAGCCCTCAATCTCAAAGCCAAAATAGATCAGTAGAAACAACAAAGGCCCTAATAACACCTTGATTATTTTCTGACCATAGGCTGTCATGCTGACAGTTCATTGAGGGCTATCCATGCCATGAGTCCTGGACCTAACGCAAGCGCATCTTCGTCTATATCAAAAGTAGAAGTATGCACTGGAGAAATGATGTTTTTCTCTTCATTTCGCGTCCCTAAACGGTAAAAACAAGCACTGGTTTTTTGGGAATAATAGGCAAAATCCTCCGCACCCATCCACACATCCAGATCTACGACATTCTCTTCCCCTAAATACTGAATAGCCGCTTGTCGCGCTCTTTCGGTCAGTTCTGGTTGATTTTCGAGGTAGGGATACCCTACCTGGATATTAAAATCACAGTATCCTCCCATAGATTCGGCCAGACCTGATGCCAGTTTTTTCATGCGAGCGTGTGCTTCCTTTCTCCACTTTTCATCAAGTGTTCTAAAAGTACCTTCAATCTTCACTTCACTAGGTATGACATTGGTTGCACCCATAGCCATGACTTTACCGAAAGTCAATACACTAGGCGTAATGGGTTTTGCCATACGGCTAACTACCTGCTGCAAGGCAACTATGATGTGCGAAGCAATTAATACTGTATCCACACACATTTCAGGCAAAGCACCGTGACCACCTTTGCCACGTACTGTGACATAAATTTCATCTGCACTGGCCATGTACATCCCTTTTCGGAATCCTACTTTTCCTACTGGAATGAGCGGCATGACATGCTGCCCAAAAATGGATTCAGGACGAGGGTTTTTCAGTATTCCTTCTTTGATCATGAGGGAAGCGCCGCCTGGAAAGACTTCTTCTCCTGGTTGAAAAATAAATTTGACCGTCCCTTCAAAATCATTTTTTAGTTCATTGATGATTCTGAGAGTAGACATCAATGATGAAGTATGAACATCATGCCCACAGGCATGCATCACGCCTGGATTCTTAGATTTGTACGATTTTAAGCTTTCTTCCTTGATTGGCAGGGCGTCCATGTCTGCTCTCAAGGCAGTGACTTTCTTCTCTGGATTTTTGCCTTCGATGATCGCTTCTATACCATTTCCAGCAATGCCTGTTCTGTATTTTACTCCTAGTTTGTCCAAGGTTGCGATGACAAACGCAGCGGTTTCTGTTTCTTCAAAAGATAATTCTGGATTGGCATGCAGGTGTCTTCTGTTAGCAATCGTGTCTTCATGAAATGACTCAGAGAGTGATTTTATCTTATTGATCAAATCCATAGGTAAATTTTGGCTAAGGTAATCAATTTACACTTTTACCGTGTTCGACTTTTGTTCAAAGTCTATAAAATTGAATGATCTCCAACAAGCTGTTTGAATAATTGCGAAAATCACAATTTCCGTAATATCAATACTAATCTCGCAATGGAATCCTGTCTGGAATCAAGACAGCTCTTGAAAAAGAAGCTTTCAGGGTATTATAATCACGATTAGCCTCTAATTTGGAGTAATACTTACCCACTCTTACTTTGTAATTTGGCTGATCATAAATCACTCGTGGCTTCTGATCCTCCAGCAAATCATAGGCTCTACTTTTGTACCCATTGGCGTCATCTCTGCTGTTGCCAGAATAAATCTGAATCGTAAAGCCATCTACATAATTGACGTCCTTTCGAGAAGCAATGATGATGTTGGTCACACTATCCAAATCCGCATGGATATCATGCGTAGGCTCCACATCTTCTACCTCTGTCACAGTAGGATTTGTGACCACAGCCGATTCCTCGGTGGGTGCGACCTCTGTCGTGCTGTAATCATTTCTGTAAATGGACAAATCTTCGTTGTACGAACTGCTGCTGGCTGTTTTGGCACTAGGGGCACAAAACTGCAGCAGCGTAGCAATGGTGATGATTGGAAACACAGCCAGCGGATTAATATGACGATAGTTTTTCAATGTTCTAAAGATAATCTTTATGAATTAATTTTCGATGACTACACAACTGTTACTAGCCACATCAGCCTCTACACTCTTGAATTTGACGTCTTTCTTGATTGTACCATCTGCATATTGTACAGAAACTTTGTCATTTCGACCATAGATCTTTTGTGATTTGATAGGGGCAGTCTTCTCTACGGGTGCAGTTCTGTTGCCATTTCCTGCAGAATTCCCTCCTAAAGCTGAACCCGACTCCTCCTTGCTTTCCTTGTAGTTTTGAGACACACGCTGGCGTCTAGCCTCTTGCACCTGATCTGGATTTTGTACAGGTATTTCTGCCTTGGTCAGGAAAGAAACGGTGTCTTCGTTGACTCTTGCGATAAACTGCTTGAACATCTGATAAGACTCAAACTTATACACCAACAATGGGTCCTTCTGTTCGTGTACAGCCATTCTCACCGATTGTTTCAAATCATCCATTTCTCTAAGATGTTCTTTCCAACTCTGATCAATGATTGCTAGCGCGATAAGTTTCTCCATTTGTTTGATCAACTCACGGCCTTCCGTTTCTACCACCTTTTCTAGGTTGGCTACCACGCCGATTTGTTTTTGACCATCTGAAAATGGCACTTGCACCTCCTTGAACGTGGCTCCACGCTCGTTCAAGATATTTCTCATGATCGGCAAGGATCTCTCAGCCACATGCTTGTTCTTTGCTCTGTAGTTGACAAGTGCCTCATGGTACAAAGTGTCCGTCAACTTATTTTGATCGCTTGAAGCAAAAACCTCTTGGGTTGCTTTGCTATCCAAGCCAAGAATACTCAACGCGTTGAGCTTGAAACCATTGTAATCATTGGCATTCTTCGCATTGAACACCAATTCCTCCGTAGTATCATACATCATATTGAGGATATCTAGATCCAACCTCTCTCCAAACAGCGCATTCTTACGACGTGAATAGATTACTTCTCGTTGAGAGTTCATGACATCATCATACTCCAAAAGATGCTTTCTACTCGCAAAGTTATTTTCCTCTACTTTCTTCTGCGCTCTTTCGATGGATTTGGTAATCATACTGTGCTGGATTACCTCTCCTTCTTCCAGTCCCAATCTGTCCATGATCTTGGCGATTCTGTCTGAACCGAATAGACGCATGAGGTTGTCTTCCAGAGACACAAAGAATTGTGAAGAACCGACGTCTCCCTGACGACCAGATCGCCCTCTAAGCTGTCTATCCACACGTCTTGACTCGTGTCTTTCCGTACCGATGATGGCTAATCCACCAGCTGCCATAGATTCTTTGGTCAGTTTAATATCTGTACCACGACCCGCCATGTTGGTAGCGATCGTGACAGTGCCTGGCTTACCTGCTTCAGCCACTACATCTGCTTCTCTGGCGTGTTGCTTTGCATTCAGTACTTGATGCTGAATACCCTTCATGTTGAGCATTCTGCTCACGAGTTCCGATATTTCTACAGATGTCGTACCGACCAAGACAGGACGTCCTGCTTTGGACAAGTTGACAATTTCATCCGCCACAGCATTGAACTTTTCACGCATGGTTTTGAACACCATGTCTTCTCTATCGTCCCGTTGCATCGGACGATTGGTTGGGATGACAATGACGTCCATTTTGTAGATTTCCCAGAATTCCCCTGCCTCTGTCTCCGCAGTACCCGTCATACCAGCTAGTTTGTGGTACATCCTGAAATAATTCTGCAAGGTGACAGTAGCATAGGTCTGCGTGGCATCCTCTACTTTGACATTTTCCTTGGCTTCTATCGCTTGATGTAGGCCATCAGAATATCTACGGCCATCCATGGCACGTCCTGTCTGCTCATCAACGATCATTACCTTGCCATCCACTACGATGTATTCGGTATCTTTTTCGAACAACGAATAAGCCTTCAAGAGTTGGTTGACTGAGTGAATTCTTTGTGCCTTAGCAGAATAATCACGTACCAAAGCTTCCTTCTGATGCAGCATATCACTTTCGGAAAGCGTAGAATCATTTTCCAGTCTCGCGATTTCCATCCCAATATCTGGGAGAATAAAGAATGTAGGATCTTCCCCAGAACCTGTGATCAGATCAATACCATTGTCAGTCAGTTCGATACCATTGGTTTTTTCATCAATGGTAAAATAAAGAGGTGCATCTGCCTCTGGCATCAGTTTTTGATTGTCTGCCAGATAAATATTTTCGGTCTTTTGGAGAATCTGACGCATGCCAGTCTCACTTAAGAATTTGATCAAAGGTTTGTACTTCGGCAGCCCTCTAAAGGCTCTAAAAAGTGCCAGTCCTCCTTCGTTTTCATCACCACTGGCGATTTTCTTCTTGGCTTCATTTAGAAACTGAGAAACCTCTTTCTTTTGTGCCTCTACTAGTTTGGCTACCCTTGGTTTGAGTTCGTAAAACTCATGCTCATTTCCTTTTGGAATAGGACCAGAAATAATCAGCGGTGTTCTCGCATCATCAATCAAAACCGAATCTACCTCATCGACCATGGCATAATGATATTTCCTTTGAACCAGTTCGTCTGGGTGACGCGCCATGTTGTCTCTCAGGTAATCAAAGCCAAACTCGTTGTTTGTACCGTAGACAATGTCACACTTATAAGCTTGTCGCCTTTCAGGAGAATTGGCCTGGTATTTATCGATACAATCGATCGTCAGTCCATGGAATTCAAATATCGGTGCGTTCCACTCCGCATCTCTTTTGGCGAGGTAATCGTTGACTGTGATCACATGTACACCTTGTCCTGATAGACCATTGAGGAATGCTGGAAGAGTAGCTACGAGGGTTTTACCTTCACCTGTCATCATCTCAGCAATCTTACCTTGGTGGAGAACCACTCCCCCTATCAACTGTACGTCGTAGTGGATCATTTTCCAAACTACGTCTACTCCAGAGGCCTTCCATTTGTTGTGCCAGATGGCTGTCTCTCCTTGAATTTCTACGTTAGGTTTTTTGGCTGCAATGGCTTTGTCCATCATGGTAGCCTGTACAACCAGCTTCTCATTGACCGTCAATCTACGAGCCGTATCCTTCACTATCGCAAAAGCTTGAGGAAGTATAGAAAGGAGTACTTCTTCCAGACTTTTATCTCTTTCCTTGGCGAGTTTATCTATTTGTGCAAATACAGCCTCTTTGTCATTGATTTCCATCTCTGGATTGTCAGCAATGGTAGCATGATGAGCAGCGATCTGATCATCGATACTTTTGAGGTGTGCAGTGATTTTATCTTTTAATTCTTGAGTCTTGCCTCTGAGCTGATCGTCAGACAGTGAAGCAAGTTTTTCATATTCACCATTGATTAAATCTACATAAGGCATCAGCTCTTTGATATCTCTATCTGCTTTCGTTCCAAATACTTTTGC is part of the Reichenbachiella agarivorans genome and harbors:
- a CDS encoding acyl-CoA dehydrogenase; amino-acid sequence: MDFQYTEEQMAVREAAREFAQNELLPGVIDRDEHQKFPAEQIKMMGELGFLGMMVKPEYGGGGMDTVSYVLAMEEISKIDASCSVSMSVNNSLVCWGLEKYGTAEQKEKYLKPLASGQIIGAFALSEPEAGSDATSQRTTAEDKDDHYLLNGTKNWITNGSSASVYIVIAQTHPDKKHKGINALIVEKGQSGFTIGPKENKMGIRGSDTHSLMFSDVKVPKENRIGDDGFGFSFAMQVLNGGRIGIASQALGIASGALELSIKYAKERKAFGKSISDHQAIQFKLSKMATEIEAARLLILQAAMKKDRGESFVKEAAMAKLFASQTAMDATIEAVQIHGGYGYVKEYHVERLMRDAKITQIYEGTSEIQNIVIARELLK
- a CDS encoding phosphoglycerol geranylgeranyltransferase, which produces MTMSLLNQLVENKKVNRKSLAILIDPDKVEDSSSLIQTIHLCTENKVDFLFVGGSLITNDNFSKVISIIKSNTNIPVLIFPGNNIQIDSNADAILLLSLISGRNPDFLIGQHVLAAPILKKSKLEIIPMGYMLVNSGPATSASYMSNTTPIPSDKPTIAACTAMAGEMLGLRTIYLDAGSGAQKAIPQKIISTVSRSISVPLVVGGGLNSISKVGLALEAGADMVVIGNALENDYSLLIEASDKINSMNATLDIHQ
- the panC gene encoding pantoate--beta-alanine ligase, which produces MKVIHSILELRSILKTQRLEGKSIGLVATMGALHQGHLSLLTHSVAQNDLTVCSIFVNPIQFNNPEDLKKYPRQEQKDLDMLREGNCDLVFIPSTDEMYEQTTMIQFNFGHLETVLEGEFRPGHFSGVGVVVSKLFNIIQPDRAYFGQKDLQQLAVIKRLTVELNFPVEVIGVPIMRESNGLAMSSRNLRLSDSEKETAAQLYQSMLKTKDLIASGVSFADAIENTKNEIMSLDNLNLEYLEIVASDTMKVLQNAHDTTDVSICAAAYVSGVRIIDNLYLKQKN
- a CDS encoding zinc metallopeptidase; this translates as MIVILIVFMIVGFFVSSRLKSKFKKYSQVGLKSGLSGREIAELMLRDNGIYDVKVMSVEGQLTDHYNPGNKTVNLSPEVYGGRSAAAAAVASHECGHAVQHATAYSFLEFRSAMVPIQNLSAKVLNFLMIGMFLFGSMVYSMGLDTIFLVVVIAQGVITLFALVTLPVEFDASKRALAWIDERGIVTKEEHVMAKDALHWAAMTYVVAAISAITQLLYFVMMFMGANRD
- a CDS encoding AraC family transcriptional regulator; amino-acid sequence: MEDYNKIIESLGVRFISAKNINILQPVTIENYYDVENVFLYVHKGEVSFGKEKEVVSESEILFVPGGKMVSITYGTGQAINLSNDDFINSREKYFQNNEKFTPKLENDNVTMINFEAKVFDTVNFFASLDIPPFVIRNNNKLISLAKQIVSEIYADLPGKARVVKLQTDQVVVELIRHILEQGLFVEQLATNSTYFKDPRLIDIFSYIKDNLRDDLSNKALANVANVSEDYVGQYFKMLTGINPQDYIEYQRMEMAVNMLRTSKKSIREIGKEVGFKDTAYFCRRFKMMFGIPAGKMRRRESLMNV
- a CDS encoding lysylphosphatidylglycerol synthase transmembrane domain-containing protein, which codes for MKTSTVVKFSVSLILGGLIFYFVFRNVSFDDFSEKLSEVNYWWVWLSMALSIVSHLFRSYRWNLVLKPLGYEVTLWRTFLALMTGYLANLAFPRLGEVTRCGVLKRIDSVPISVGFGSVITERVLDFLILLSLVALDLLVEFDKIFQYFMTSVRWEDWKEKKELIFGIGALLAICGVIGILGLRYVLSKEFNNATFNKLKGKFLEILDGLWSIRKVESPVGYILSTIAIWVLYYLMSYVIFYSMDETMGLGFGAGLSILAAAGVSMAMPVQGGIGAYHALVSGVLVIYGVGATTGLFFATLLHTSQVIMIIVVGGACLGISLFVPKRNKTEKEVIT
- a CDS encoding glycogen/starch synthase, whose product is MSQYKILYVANEINPFLQTTEVADYVRALPQAMQERGMEIRILVPRFGLINERKNRLHEVVRLSGINISVGDEEKPLIIKVASIPNAKLQVYFIDNEDYFHRKSVFVDKEEKFHEDNDERAIFFCKGALETVKKLGWAPDIVHCNDWMTSFIPLYLKTTYKNDPIFKNAKSIYNIYGNSFEHKFNDDLISKAMMMDIDESMLDHLRSADFEGFVRLGMEYADAVIKSKEEAGDIIDKLINNAPKNKKVETIQKDANYLDSYYNLYNELVG